Proteins from a single region of Hordeum vulgare subsp. vulgare chromosome 6H, MorexV3_pseudomolecules_assembly, whole genome shotgun sequence:
- the LOC123402219 gene encoding P-loop NTPase domain-containing protein LPA1-like isoform X1, producing the protein MAEAPPPKLLYIAVADGGGRRAFRYTRPVLQSTLQLMGCKARHAFKISKRVFSVMRSEFLEASRSDRAVKDENASSLDIGEDAEMLKSEIPDASSSSLPFELYKTQTTVLVSRERFLNIVCDALSSYKYVGPNQKADLLLACRIKEKKESVTVLLCGTSGCGKSTLSSLLGGRLGITTVVSTDSIRHMMRSFADEKQNPLLYASTYHAGEYLDPVAVAQSKAKRQAKKLAMVSNPNANEGRDDTSDVKSRHGSSVLPPRTELIGSKQMAIEGFKAQSEMVIDSLDRLITSWEEQKQSVIVEGVHLSLNFVMGLMKKHPSIIPFMVYIANEEKHMERFAVRAKYMTLDPAKNRYIKYIRNIRAIQEYLCNRADKHLVPKINNTNVDQSVAAIHATVFSCLRRREVGEQLYDLNTNTVPVVDEEYRNQRAANSLGSKGMFQFIQRKGSSRNLMALLNPDGSVTKAWHVDSSGGNANGSRSSGRSVGNHMVNPSQIGMAESVNLQFGSFGISAWLSDTGGGTSHAGSVDDLRADGMETGGRYFSSCCSSPKTSDCASKEHMEDYSVYGSEEEADDPPDAETDEDLSDEERDVHEIEAGSVDEHSTKSDEEYDDLAMQDVMENGNCSDDDDEQAAGYGTRSSPPMDESILGDDAVLEGRYHHNLDLFTMSKDVTATKMPCA; encoded by the exons ATGGCGGAGGCGCCGCCGCCCAAGCTGCTCTACATTGCCGTCGCCGACGGCGGCGGCCGGCGCGCGTTCCGCTACACGCGCCCCGTCCTGCAGAGCACCCTCCAGCTCATGGGCTGCAAGGCTCGCCACGCCTTCAAG ATTAGCAAGAGAGTATTCAGTGTGATGAGGAGTGAATTCTTGGAGGCATCAAGGTCGGATAGGGCTGTTAAAGATGAAAATGCCTCTAGCCTGGACATTGGGGAAGATGCTGAGATGCTTAAATCAGAAATTCCAGACGCAAGTAGTAGCAGTTTGCCCTTCGAGTTGTACAAGACGCAGACAACGGTTCTTGTTTCAAGAGAGAGGTTTCTGAATATCGTGTGTGATGCACTCTCTTCTTACAAGTATGTTGGACCAAACCAGAAGGCTGACTTGCTTCTTGCTTGCAG AATTAAGGAGAAAAAGGAATCGGTGACAGTACTCTTGTGTGGGACAAGCGGATGCGGCAAGTCCACCCTATCGTCTCTGTTG GGTGGTAGATTGGGCATAACGACAGTGGTTTCTACTGATTCTATACGCCATATGATGAGAAGCTTTGCagatgaaaagcaaaatcctcttcTCTATGCGTCAACCTACCATGCAGGAGAATACTTGGACCCTGTTGCAGTTGCTCAGTCAAAGGCTAAGCGCCAGGCAAAGAAGCTCGCAATGGTTTCTAATCCTAACGCCAATGAAGGCCGAGATGACACTTCAGATGTTAAATCTCGTCATGGCTCCTCAGTATTACCTCCTAGGACCGAGCTGATTGGCAGCAAACAAATGGCAATAGAAGGGTTCAAGGCGCAAAGCGAGATGGTCATTGACAGCCTCGACAGATTAATTACATCCTGGGAAGAGCAAAAGCAATCTGTTATTGTTGAAGGGGTTCATTTGAGCCTCAATTTTGTG ATGGGGCTAATGAAGAAACATCCTTCCATAATACCATTTATGGTCTACATTGCAAATGAGGAGAAACACATGGAACGATTTGCTGTGCGCGCAAAGTACATGACATTGGACCCAGCAAAGAACAGATATATCAAGTACATCCGGAACATCAGGGCCATCCAGGAATACCTTTGCAACCGAGCAGACAAGCATCTGGTGCCCAAAATTAACAATACTAATGTTGACCAGAGCGTGGCAGCGATACATGCCACGGTTTTCAGCTGTCTTCGCCGGCGAGAAGTTGGGGAGCAGTTGTATGATCTCAACACAAACACTGTTCCTGTAGTGGATGAGGAATACAGGAACCAGCGTGCAGCTAACTCCTTGGGTTCCAAGGGGATGTTCCAGTTCATTCAAAGGAAGGGGTCCTCAAGGAATCTGATGGCTCTCCTTAACCCTGATGGTTCGGTGACTAAGGCTTGGCATGTAGATTCAAGTGGTGGCAATGCCAATGGCAGTAGAAGCAGTGGTAGATCAGTAGGAAATCATATGGTTAACCCATCACAAATTGGGATGGCGGAGTCAGTTAATCTCCAATTTGGTTCTTTTGGGATTAGTGCGTGGCTGAGTGACACAGGTGGTGGCACCAGTCATGCTGGAAGTGTAGATGACCTGAGGGCTGATGGCATGGAGACAGGCGGTAGATACTTCTCCTCATGCTGCAGTTCACCGAAGACGTCAGACTGCGCCTCCAAAGAG CATATGGAGGATTATTCAGTCTATGGTAGTGAAGAAGAAGCTGACGACCCACCTGACGCTGAAACTGATGAGGATCTATCTGACGAAGAAAGGGATGTTCATGAG ATTGAAGCGGGCTCTGTCGACGAGCACTCCACCAAGTCCGACGAGGAGTACGACGACCTAGCGATGCAGGATGTGATGGAGAACGGCAACTGCTCTGACGACGATGATGAGCAGGCTGCGGGGTATGGCACCAGGAGCTCACCGCCCATGGATGAGAGCATCCTCGGAGATGACGCCGTGCTGGAGGGCAGGTACCACCACAACCTGGACCTCTTCACGATGTCCAAGGACGTCACCGCCACAAAGATGCCGTGCGCGTGA
- the LOC123402217 gene encoding pumilio homolog 3-like, protein MAPSPAGPTFEDLERDLQAVLMDQNHGGGASAEELSMYRSGSAPPTVQGARAAVGTLFSAAPPAHVDSSGGLNDMLSEEDILSHPAYLQYYYNNEHLNPRLPVPMVSKEDWRAAQRFQAASGGVGDWRRRPSEATGGSSLFSVQPGAREGNGVEYLLNDRMGRGERNGLAHQQSSEWLGQAADGLIGLSDVNGLASRRKSFADALQENISRPASKAGHLSRSNSRNAFESPNLSRSNSRNAFESPNLSRSNSRNAFESPNPVRSSESSKAQLQSRSESMNGFRSASPSLVRVQSLGSSMSHTFASAVGSSISRSTTPDPQLMQRAPSPCLPPVGVRMGKADRMVEGRSVASRNHDGSDTAAALSAMSSLNLSGNNMANLESDVQNHIYQNFGGDQRDVLFNNVPKEHRQFSPQNLVHNNADEEPINALEYAVFPNGSSNLSNPNMSKLAAESNSKFPTQSQHGNGHKKGSLLSPTGPVYLYQNLNGDSSNIDVTGRHAKANSRSSGSSMLNNHLNTDGEYANLLSNQQGGTGYQVQPMDTVYAPYLQANPNSPLGAAGSMSPFRGSNFSGSGHMDSAAYQKAYLASLLAQQKLQYGIPYLGKSGGLSPTLYGSEQAYGMDMAYLPSPTSSHFVPSPQGHARQGDRLTRIPSMARSTTGGWSSENGVIDNGYGSSLLEEFKTNKTRSFELLDIVGHVVEFSSDQYGSRFIQQKLETASTEEKNMIFPEILPQAQTLMTDVFGNYVIQKFFEYGTEPQKKQLANLLKGHVYTLSTQMYGCRVIQKALEVVGVEQQTQMALELDGNAIIMKCVRDQNGNHVIQKCIECIPQERIQFIISAFYGQVVELSTHPYGCRVIQRVLEHCDDESTQNAMMEEIMQCVVPLTQDQYGNYVIQHVLQHGKPEERTSIITQLAGQIVKMSQQKFASNVVEKCLSFGSPEERQILINEMLGTTDENEPLQAMMKDQFANYVVQKVLETCDDHNRELILSRIKVHLNALKRYTYGKHIVARVEKLIAAGERRIGVSSQSCRD, encoded by the exons ATGGCTCCGTCTCCGGCGGGCCCCACCTTCGAGGACCTCGAGCGCGACCTGCAGGCGGTGCTCATGGACCAGAACCACGGCGGCGGCGCCTCCGCCGAGGAGCTCAGCATGTACCGCAGCGGCAGCGCTCCCCCCACCGTCCAGGGCGCCCGTGCAGCCGTAGGCACACTCTTCTCCGCCGCGCCCCCGGCCCACGTTGACAGCAGCGGCGGCCTCAATGACATGCTCTCCGAGGAGGATATACTGTCTCACCCGGCGTACCTGCagtactactacaacaacgaGCACCTGAACCCGAGGCTGCCCGTGCCGATGGTGTCCAAGGAGGACTGGCGCGCGGCGCAGAGGTTCCAGGCTGCCTCCGGGGGTGTCGGGGACTGGAGGAGGAGGCCCTCGGAGGCCACTGGTGGGAGCTCTCTGTTCTCGGTTCAGCCAGGAGCCCGTGAAGGCAACGGAGTGGAGTACCTCCTGAACGATAGGATGGGCAGAGGTGAAAGGAATGGGCTCGCACATCAGCAGTCGTCGGAGTGGCTTGGGCAGGCCGCTGATGGGCTTATTGGGTTGTCTGATGTCAATGGCCTCGCCTCCCGCCGCAAGAGCTTTGCGGATGCCCTGCAG GAAAATATTAGCCGTCCTGCTTCTAAAGCTGGTCATCTTTCACGCTCTAATAGCCGGAATGCTTTTGAGAGCCCAAATCTTTCACGCTCTAACAGCCGGAATGCTTTTGAGAGCCCGAATCTTTCACGCTCTAATAGCCGGAATGCTTTTGAGAGCCCAAATCCAGTAAGGTCCTCTGAGTCATCGAAGGCACAACTGCAGAGTAGGTCAGAATCTATGAATGGCTTTCGATCAGCTTCACCCAGTCTTGTCAGGGTGCAAAGTTTAGGTTCTTCAATGTCGCACACATTTGCTTCTGCAGTGGGCTCTTCGATCTCAAGAAGCACCACCCCTGACCCTCAATTGATGCAGAGGGCTCCAAGCCCTTGCCTTCCTCCAGTTGGAGTTAGGATGGGAAAAGCTGATAGAATGGTTGAAGGCAGAAGTGTTGCTTCTCGTAATCATGATGGTTCTGATACTGCAGCAGCTCTATCTGCTATGTCCAGTTTAAACCTCTCAGGGAACAACATGGCCAATTTAGAAAGTGATGTGCAAAATCATATTTACCAGAACTTTGGTGGCGATCAAAGAGATGTGCTCTTTAATAATGTTCCAAAGGAGCATAGACAATTTTCTCCACAGAATTTAGTTCATAATAATGCTGATGAAGAGCCGATAAATGCCCTGGAATATGCAGTCTTTCCAAATGGTAGCAGTAACTTGAGTAATCCAAATATGAGTAAACTGGCAGCTGAAAGCAACAGCAAGTTCCCTACACAATCACAGCATGGTAATGGGCACAAGAAAGGATCTTTACTGAGCCCGACTGGACCTGTGTATCTCTACCAAAACCTGAATGGTGATAGCTCAAACATTGATGTAACTGGACGGCATGCGAAGGCTAATTCACGAAGTTCTGGCTCGTCCATGCTGAATAATCACCTGAATACTG ATGGTGAGTATGCCAACCTTCTTTCAAATCAACAAGGGGGGACTGGTTATCAGGTCCAACCAATGGACACAGTGTATGCGCCTTACTTGCAGGCAAACCCCAACTCCCCCCTTGGTGCAGCTGGAAGCATGAGTCCTTTCCGGGGAAGTAACTTTTCTGGTTCAGGCCACATGGATAGTGCTGCATATCAAAAGGCTTATCTTGCATCATTACTTGCTCAGCAGAAGCTACAGTATGGAATACCATACCTGGGCAAGTCTGGTGGTCTTAGCCCAACTCTTTATGGCAGTGAACAAGCATATGGCATGGACATGGCATATTTACCAAGTCCAACATCTAGTCATTTTGTCCCATCTCCCCAGGGTCATGCCAGGCAAGGGGATAGGCTAACACGTATTCCATCCATGGCAAGGAGCACCACTGGAGGATGGAGTTCAGAGAATGGTGTAATAGATAATGGTTATGGGTCTTCTCTGCTGGAGGAATTCAAGACCAATAAGACCCGGTCTTTTGAGCTGCTAGATATTGTAGGTCATGTGGTCGAGTTCAG CTCGGATCAGTACGGGAGTCGTTTTATACAGCAGAAGCTTGAAACAGCTTCTACTGAAGAGAAGAACATGATTTTTCCAGAAATACTTCCCCAAGCCCAAACGTTGATGACTGATGTTTTTGGAAACTATGTTATACAGAAG TTCTTCGAGTATGGGACTGAACCACAAAAGAAGCAATTGGCAAACCTACTCAAGGGTCATGTATATACGCTGAGTACGCAAATGTATGGTTGCCGCGTTATTCAGAAG GCTTTAGAAGTGGTTGGTGTGGAGCAACAAACACAAATGGCTTTGGAGCTTGATGGAAACGCAATTATCATGAAATGTGTTCGTGATCAGAATGGCAACCATGTAATCCAAAAGTGCATAGAATGCATCCCTCAAGAAAGGATACAGTTCATCATTTCTGCTTTTTATGGACAAGTGGTTGAACTTTCCACCCATCCATATGGTTGCCGTGTTATTCAG AGAGTCTTGGAGCACTGTGATGATGAAAGCACGCAAAATGCCATGATGGAGGAGATCATGCAGTGTGTGGTTCCTTTGACACAAGACCAGTATGGCAATTATGTTATCCAG CATGTCCTGCAACACGGGAAACCAGAAGAACGTACTTCTATAATTACGCAACTTGCTGGACAGATCGTGAAGATGAGCCAACAGAAATTCGCTTCCAATGTTGTTGAGAAGTGTCTGTCTTTTGGTTCTCCTGAGGAGCGCCAGATACTAATTAATGAAATGCTTGGTACTACTGATGAGAATGAGCCATTACAG GCAATGATGAAAGACCAGTTTGCAAACTATGTAGTGCAGAAGGTTTTGGAGACTTGCGACGACCACAACCGTGAGCTGATTCTTTCGCGTATCAAGGTCCACCTGAACGCACTGAAGAGATACACCTACGGGAAACATATTGTTGCCCGGGTGGAGAAGCTTATAGCCGCAGGAG AAAGGCGTATCGGGGTCTCGTCGCAGTCTTGCAGAGATTGA
- the LOC123402219 gene encoding P-loop NTPase domain-containing protein LPA1-like isoform X2 produces MIWTSRLCLAMIFMLGNCGLTGYRCSLYLGTDLSFGIGFSLDISKRVFSVMRSEFLEASRSDRAVKDENASSLDIGEDAEMLKSEIPDASSSSLPFELYKTQTTVLVSRERFLNIVCDALSSYKYVGPNQKADLLLACRIKEKKESVTVLLCGTSGCGKSTLSSLLGGRLGITTVVSTDSIRHMMRSFADEKQNPLLYASTYHAGEYLDPVAVAQSKAKRQAKKLAMVSNPNANEGRDDTSDVKSRHGSSVLPPRTELIGSKQMAIEGFKAQSEMVIDSLDRLITSWEEQKQSVIVEGVHLSLNFVMGLMKKHPSIIPFMVYIANEEKHMERFAVRAKYMTLDPAKNRYIKYIRNIRAIQEYLCNRADKHLVPKINNTNVDQSVAAIHATVFSCLRRREVGEQLYDLNTNTVPVVDEEYRNQRAANSLGSKGMFQFIQRKGSSRNLMALLNPDGSVTKAWHVDSSGGNANGSRSSGRSVGNHMVNPSQIGMAESVNLQFGSFGISAWLSDTGGGTSHAGSVDDLRADGMETGGRYFSSCCSSPKTSDCASKEHMEDYSVYGSEEEADDPPDAETDEDLSDEERDVHEIEAGSVDEHSTKSDEEYDDLAMQDVMENGNCSDDDDEQAAGYGTRSSPPMDESILGDDAVLEGRYHHNLDLFTMSKDVTATKMPCA; encoded by the exons ATGATATGGACATCTAGGCTTTGCCTTGCCATGATCTTTATGCTCGGGAACTGTGGCTTGACGGGCTACCGTTGTAGTCTGTATCTTGGTACTGACCTGAGCTTTGGTATCGGGTTCTCACTCGAT ATTAGCAAGAGAGTATTCAGTGTGATGAGGAGTGAATTCTTGGAGGCATCAAGGTCGGATAGGGCTGTTAAAGATGAAAATGCCTCTAGCCTGGACATTGGGGAAGATGCTGAGATGCTTAAATCAGAAATTCCAGACGCAAGTAGTAGCAGTTTGCCCTTCGAGTTGTACAAGACGCAGACAACGGTTCTTGTTTCAAGAGAGAGGTTTCTGAATATCGTGTGTGATGCACTCTCTTCTTACAAGTATGTTGGACCAAACCAGAAGGCTGACTTGCTTCTTGCTTGCAG AATTAAGGAGAAAAAGGAATCGGTGACAGTACTCTTGTGTGGGACAAGCGGATGCGGCAAGTCCACCCTATCGTCTCTGTTG GGTGGTAGATTGGGCATAACGACAGTGGTTTCTACTGATTCTATACGCCATATGATGAGAAGCTTTGCagatgaaaagcaaaatcctcttcTCTATGCGTCAACCTACCATGCAGGAGAATACTTGGACCCTGTTGCAGTTGCTCAGTCAAAGGCTAAGCGCCAGGCAAAGAAGCTCGCAATGGTTTCTAATCCTAACGCCAATGAAGGCCGAGATGACACTTCAGATGTTAAATCTCGTCATGGCTCCTCAGTATTACCTCCTAGGACCGAGCTGATTGGCAGCAAACAAATGGCAATAGAAGGGTTCAAGGCGCAAAGCGAGATGGTCATTGACAGCCTCGACAGATTAATTACATCCTGGGAAGAGCAAAAGCAATCTGTTATTGTTGAAGGGGTTCATTTGAGCCTCAATTTTGTG ATGGGGCTAATGAAGAAACATCCTTCCATAATACCATTTATGGTCTACATTGCAAATGAGGAGAAACACATGGAACGATTTGCTGTGCGCGCAAAGTACATGACATTGGACCCAGCAAAGAACAGATATATCAAGTACATCCGGAACATCAGGGCCATCCAGGAATACCTTTGCAACCGAGCAGACAAGCATCTGGTGCCCAAAATTAACAATACTAATGTTGACCAGAGCGTGGCAGCGATACATGCCACGGTTTTCAGCTGTCTTCGCCGGCGAGAAGTTGGGGAGCAGTTGTATGATCTCAACACAAACACTGTTCCTGTAGTGGATGAGGAATACAGGAACCAGCGTGCAGCTAACTCCTTGGGTTCCAAGGGGATGTTCCAGTTCATTCAAAGGAAGGGGTCCTCAAGGAATCTGATGGCTCTCCTTAACCCTGATGGTTCGGTGACTAAGGCTTGGCATGTAGATTCAAGTGGTGGCAATGCCAATGGCAGTAGAAGCAGTGGTAGATCAGTAGGAAATCATATGGTTAACCCATCACAAATTGGGATGGCGGAGTCAGTTAATCTCCAATTTGGTTCTTTTGGGATTAGTGCGTGGCTGAGTGACACAGGTGGTGGCACCAGTCATGCTGGAAGTGTAGATGACCTGAGGGCTGATGGCATGGAGACAGGCGGTAGATACTTCTCCTCATGCTGCAGTTCACCGAAGACGTCAGACTGCGCCTCCAAAGAG CATATGGAGGATTATTCAGTCTATGGTAGTGAAGAAGAAGCTGACGACCCACCTGACGCTGAAACTGATGAGGATCTATCTGACGAAGAAAGGGATGTTCATGAG ATTGAAGCGGGCTCTGTCGACGAGCACTCCACCAAGTCCGACGAGGAGTACGACGACCTAGCGATGCAGGATGTGATGGAGAACGGCAACTGCTCTGACGACGATGATGAGCAGGCTGCGGGGTATGGCACCAGGAGCTCACCGCCCATGGATGAGAGCATCCTCGGAGATGACGCCGTGCTGGAGGGCAGGTACCACCACAACCTGGACCTCTTCACGATGTCCAAGGACGTCACCGCCACAAAGATGCCGTGCGCGTGA